The following are encoded in a window of Pantanalinema sp. genomic DNA:
- a CDS encoding AI-2E family transporter produces the protein MGRNWAETFYKLASILLILVLCYIGWQATGYFQDVLTVLVSAILVAYVLQMAVEPLSRRMPRWLAVLLVVVAFVVLVGAAVSLAVPLVLNQLQMILVQLPAGIENLQDQLDRLNGYLASRHLRSDLRIDAWVLPRLEGLGQSVASNLPGLLMGSFSGFFSGAMILVCSFYFLKDGSRLWRALLDALPSRASLQATYLQVELEQSLNRYVRGQLINAGVVLAAASTAFSLLGMNYGIVAGLIWGLAEIIPYFGLYLGLGTAVFLAMLQGGPVVGKVILAGLVIWWTKDNIIAPRVMSHTTGLHPILIIAAVLMGGKLAGFLGILLAIPIMAVVVTTLRFWLQQQRARELGPVEPPQPVPSAAPVPEA, from the coding sequence GTGGGGCGCAACTGGGCCGAGACCTTCTACAAGCTCGCATCGATTCTCTTGATCCTGGTCCTGTGCTACATCGGGTGGCAGGCGACAGGTTACTTCCAGGACGTCCTGACCGTCCTGGTCAGCGCCATCCTGGTGGCCTACGTCCTGCAGATGGCGGTCGAGCCCCTCTCGCGCCGGATGCCGCGCTGGCTCGCGGTCCTGCTGGTCGTCGTCGCCTTCGTGGTCCTGGTCGGGGCCGCAGTGTCGCTCGCGGTGCCCCTGGTGCTCAACCAGCTCCAGATGATCCTGGTGCAGTTGCCTGCCGGCATCGAGAACCTGCAGGACCAGCTCGATCGGCTGAACGGCTACCTGGCTTCGCGCCACCTGCGCTCGGACCTTCGGATCGACGCGTGGGTCCTGCCTCGCCTCGAGGGGCTCGGCCAGAGCGTGGCGAGCAACCTGCCCGGCCTCCTGATGGGCTCCTTCTCGGGCTTCTTCAGCGGCGCCATGATCCTGGTCTGCTCGTTCTACTTCCTCAAGGACGGCTCCAGGCTCTGGCGCGCCCTGCTCGACGCGCTGCCGAGCCGCGCCTCGCTCCAGGCCACCTACCTGCAGGTCGAGCTCGAGCAGAGCCTCAACCGCTACGTGCGCGGCCAGCTGATCAACGCGGGAGTGGTCCTCGCGGCCGCCTCGACCGCGTTCAGCCTGCTCGGGATGAACTACGGCATCGTGGCGGGCCTCATCTGGGGCCTGGCGGAAATCATCCCATACTTCGGGCTCTACCTGGGCCTGGGGACGGCGGTCTTCCTCGCGATGCTCCAGGGTGGCCCGGTGGTGGGCAAGGTGATCCTCGCGGGGCTCGTCATCTGGTGGACCAAGGACAACATCATCGCGCCGCGCGTCATGAGCCACACGACGGGCCTTCACCCCATCCTCATCATCGCCGCGGTGCTGATGGGCGGCAAGCTCGCGGGGTTTCTGGGCATCCTGCTGGCCATCCCCATCATGGCGGTCGTGGTGACGACCCTTCGCTTCTGGCTGCAGCAGCAGCGGGCCCGCGAGCTCGGCCCCGTCGAGCCCCCGCAGCCCGTGCCCTCGGCCGCGCCGGTCCCGGAGGCCTAG